The proteins below come from a single Flavobacterium lindanitolerans genomic window:
- a CDS encoding LTA synthase family protein: protein MLKKLHFLKPLFNFISIGLIIMTLSRILLFFLYKDRISETENYWYIFPIGLRFDLIILCYISFLPAVLICLLPDRFLQKIKKFFHIYFLLFLFLFLLMELSTPDFIAQYDTRPNRLFLDYLIYPKEVMGTLLKSYLPSMLFAVVFLSVAVYFGFKKGKKLFYPSFQNYKTKLILFPLVAFLLFFGARSSLTSKRPINASNAIFSTDQLTNCIGLNSFYTVAFAAYSLKNENNAAKMYGKMESSEAYTRVKKYMTALPEDFTDPQLPLLHNQNPDSLREKPYNLVIFLQESLGAEYVGCLGGKPLTPNLDKLSKEGLLFTNLYCTGTRSVRGIEAVVTGFLPSPSESVVKLSNSQSGFFTLAELLKSKGYDTSFIYGGSANFDNMGSFFNGNGFHNIIDEADFDKDKKKYAFKGTWGYSDEDLVTKANEYFKSQKDKPFFSLMFSTSNHEPFEFPDGRIQLFDKNKNTVNNAMKYADFSIGKFFELAKKEDYFKNTVFIVIADHNTRTYGKHLVPIKKFRIPALIIGPQVPKGEKYDKLSSQIDIPPTLLSMLGMKVQTPMPGRNIHDLKPETKGRSIMQFHDINAFRVEDQVVIMQPNKKALQFKIENDTVLTPVKLDEELAKDALAHVTAASNLYKEKKYKMKK, encoded by the coding sequence ATGTTAAAAAAGCTCCATTTTCTAAAGCCATTATTTAATTTTATTTCTATCGGATTGATAATTATGACATTAAGCAGGATATTGCTTTTTTTCTTATACAAAGATAGGATAAGCGAAACGGAAAATTATTGGTATATTTTTCCAATCGGATTGCGTTTTGACCTGATCATTTTATGTTATATTTCTTTCCTTCCTGCGGTTTTAATCTGTCTTTTGCCAGACCGTTTTCTGCAAAAAATCAAGAAGTTTTTCCATATCTATTTCCTGTTATTCTTATTTCTGTTCCTTTTAATGGAACTTTCTACTCCTGATTTCATAGCCCAATACGATACCAGACCAAACAGACTTTTCCTTGATTATTTGATTTATCCTAAGGAAGTAATGGGAACTCTATTAAAAAGTTACCTTCCTTCAATGCTGTTTGCGGTGGTGTTTTTGAGTGTGGCAGTTTATTTTGGCTTCAAAAAAGGAAAAAAATTGTTTTATCCGTCATTCCAGAATTACAAAACAAAGCTGATTTTATTCCCTTTGGTGGCCTTTTTATTGTTTTTTGGAGCTCGTTCCAGTTTAACTTCAAAACGTCCTATAAACGCAAGTAATGCTATTTTTTCAACAGATCAGTTGACGAATTGCATTGGATTGAATTCTTTTTATACAGTAGCTTTTGCAGCATATTCCTTAAAAAATGAAAACAATGCCGCAAAAATGTATGGCAAAATGGAAAGCAGCGAAGCATATACCAGGGTTAAAAAATACATGACTGCCTTGCCGGAAGATTTTACAGATCCTCAATTGCCTTTATTGCACAACCAAAATCCGGATTCATTAAGAGAAAAGCCTTATAACCTGGTTATTTTTCTTCAGGAAAGTCTGGGAGCAGAATATGTAGGATGTTTAGGAGGGAAGCCACTAACGCCTAATTTAGATAAATTGTCAAAAGAAGGTTTATTATTTACAAATTTGTATTGTACCGGTACACGAAGTGTGAGAGGTATTGAAGCAGTAGTAACCGGATTTTTACCTTCTCCGTCAGAAAGCGTTGTCAAATTAAGCAATTCACAATCTGGCTTTTTTACGTTGGCAGAACTATTAAAAAGCAAAGGTTATGATACGAGCTTTATCTATGGTGGAAGTGCCAATTTTGATAATATGGGCTCATTCTTTAACGGAAATGGCTTTCACAATATCATTGATGAGGCTGATTTTGACAAAGACAAAAAGAAATATGCTTTTAAAGGTACCTGGGGCTATTCTGATGAAGATTTGGTTACTAAAGCAAATGAATATTTCAAATCGCAAAAAGATAAACCCTTCTTTTCCCTGATGTTTTCAACATCTAACCACGAACCTTTTGAATTTCCTGACGGAAGAATCCAATTGTTTGACAAGAATAAAAATACCGTCAACAACGCTATGAAATATGCTGATTTTTCTATTGGTAAATTCTTTGAATTGGCCAAAAAAGAAGACTATTTCAAGAATACGGTTTTTATTGTAATTGCAGACCATAATACAAGAACCTACGGAAAGCATTTAGTGCCTATTAAAAAGTTCCGAATTCCTGCCTTGATTATAGGGCCTCAGGTTCCAAAAGGTGAGAAATATGATAAATTGAGCAGTCAGATTGATATTCCGCCAACGTTATTAAGTATGCTTGGAATGAAAGTACAGACGCCAATGCCGGGAAGAAATATTCATGACCTAAAGCCGGAAACCAAAGGAAGATCCATCATGCAGTTTCACGATATCAATGCTTTCCGAGTTGAGGATCAGGTAGTGATTATGCAACCTAATAAAAAAGCATTGCAGTTTAAAATTGAAAATGATACCGTTTTGACGCCTGTGAAATTAGATGAAGAATTGGCTAAAGACGCATTGGCTCACGTTACTGCAGCTTCAAACCTGTATAAAGAGAAAAAATATAAAATGAAAAAATAG
- the folB gene encoding dihydroneopterin aldolase, whose product MGIIKLKNIRTYSFHGCLVEESKIGSDYSVDLEIKTDMRKSMETDELEDTVDYVHLNKIVREEMAIRSKLLEHVAHRIVQRVFREIASVSRIIVAVSKINPPIGGDVEAVTIQLEEYRS is encoded by the coding sequence ATGGGAATTATCAAGCTAAAAAACATCAGAACCTATTCATTTCATGGTTGTTTAGTCGAAGAAAGCAAAATCGGTTCTGATTATTCCGTAGACCTGGAAATCAAAACCGATATGCGTAAATCTATGGAAACAGATGAACTGGAAGATACTGTGGATTATGTTCACCTCAATAAGATAGTAAGGGAAGAAATGGCTATTCGTTCCAAACTTTTAGAGCATGTAGCTCATAGAATTGTACAGCGTGTATTTAGAGAAATAGCTTCTGTTTCCAGAATAATTGTTGCCGTTTCAAAAATAAATCCTCCAATTGGTGGTGATGTTGAAGCAGTTACCATTCAACTGGAGGAATATAGAAGCTAA
- a CDS encoding glutamine--tRNA ligase/YqeY domain fusion protein: MASEEKSLNFIEQIIEEDIKNGLSQQKLRFRFPPEPNGYLHIGHASSIALNFGLGIDYQAPVNLRFDDTNPAKEEQEFVDAIKRDVQWLGYQWEHECYASDYFQQLYDWAVEFIKKGKAYVDSQTSEEMAQQKGTPSTPGVDSPYRNRSVEENLDLFERMKNGEFPEGTHILRAKIDMKSTNMLMRDPIMYRILHKHHHRTGDAWKIYPMYDWAHGESDYLEQISHSFCTLEFLPHRELYDWFLDQIYDNKSIRPKQREFARRNLSHTVVSKRKLLKLVEDKHVNGWDDPRMSTVSGLRRRGYTPASIRNFAHTIGIAKRDNLIDVSVLEFCIREDLNKTAPRVMAVLDPVKLVITNYPEGKEEWLDAENNQEDENAGFRKVPFSRELYIEREDFLEEATGKFFRLTLGKEVRLKNAYIIKGESVVKDANGNITEIHVTYDTDSLSGSGTEASQRKVSGTLHWVSIAHAIEAEVRLYDRLFTDESPDTHKGKDFLEFVNPNSLQVVTGYLEPSLKDAKNEDKFQFQRLGYFTVDKDSTDKKLVFNRTVSLKDTWEEKGKKEENIINNSLKEINKYFKVATQEERNAVEKAIGNELTNVANFSLLQNTLKKNINNNKSSLLFSNYLLKYSALKASDVETEVLHKLYSMSLKSESPYVRLEVIKNLKNDEANRLEFSSQLDELKISEKNEEVLNLLSEN; the protein is encoded by the coding sequence ATGGCATCAGAAGAAAAATCACTGAATTTTATTGAGCAAATCATTGAAGAAGATATTAAAAATGGCTTGTCTCAACAGAAATTACGTTTTCGTTTCCCGCCTGAACCCAACGGTTATTTGCATATCGGACATGCAAGCTCGATTGCTTTAAATTTTGGATTAGGCATTGATTATCAAGCACCTGTTAATCTTCGTTTTGACGATACCAACCCTGCCAAAGAAGAGCAGGAATTTGTTGATGCAATCAAACGTGATGTACAATGGTTGGGATACCAATGGGAACATGAATGTTATGCTTCTGATTATTTCCAGCAATTATACGATTGGGCTGTTGAATTTATTAAGAAAGGAAAAGCCTATGTAGACAGCCAGACTTCTGAAGAAATGGCACAGCAAAAAGGGACGCCTTCTACTCCGGGAGTGGATAGTCCTTACCGTAATCGCTCTGTAGAAGAAAACCTTGATTTATTCGAAAGAATGAAAAATGGTGAATTTCCGGAAGGAACACATATTTTGAGAGCAAAAATAGATATGAAATCAACAAATATGCTGATGCGTGATCCTATTATGTATCGCATATTACACAAACACCATCACAGGACAGGTGATGCCTGGAAAATTTATCCAATGTATGACTGGGCACATGGTGAAAGCGATTATTTAGAACAAATTTCGCATTCTTTCTGTACGCTTGAATTTTTGCCTCACAGAGAATTATATGACTGGTTCCTGGATCAGATTTATGATAACAAAAGCATTCGCCCAAAACAAAGAGAATTTGCAAGAAGGAATCTTTCGCATACGGTTGTAAGTAAAAGAAAACTATTAAAATTAGTTGAAGATAAACATGTTAACGGATGGGATGACCCAAGAATGTCAACTGTTTCCGGATTGAGAAGAAGAGGATATACTCCGGCTTCTATCCGCAATTTTGCCCACACTATTGGTATTGCCAAACGTGATAATTTGATTGATGTTTCTGTTTTGGAATTCTGCATACGTGAAGATTTAAACAAAACGGCACCTCGTGTTATGGCAGTTTTGGATCCAGTAAAGTTGGTTATTACCAATTATCCGGAAGGAAAAGAAGAGTGGCTGGATGCAGAAAACAATCAGGAAGATGAAAATGCAGGATTTAGAAAAGTACCTTTTTCAAGAGAATTATATATTGAAAGAGAAGACTTTTTAGAAGAAGCTACAGGTAAGTTTTTTAGATTGACTCTTGGAAAAGAAGTACGTTTAAAAAATGCCTATATCATTAAAGGTGAAAGTGTTGTAAAAGACGCCAATGGAAATATTACAGAAATCCATGTGACCTATGATACGGATAGTTTAAGTGGTAGCGGTACAGAAGCAAGCCAAAGAAAAGTATCAGGTACATTGCATTGGGTTTCTATTGCCCATGCGATTGAAGCGGAAGTGCGCCTGTATGACCGACTTTTTACAGATGAATCTCCGGATACCCATAAAGGAAAGGATTTCCTGGAATTTGTAAACCCAAATTCGCTTCAGGTCGTTACCGGTTATTTGGAGCCAAGTCTGAAAGACGCTAAAAATGAAGATAAGTTCCAGTTCCAAAGATTGGGTTATTTTACTGTAGATAAGGATTCTACAGATAAAAAATTAGTTTTCAACAGAACAGTTTCTTTGAAAGACACCTGGGAAGAAAAAGGTAAAAAAGAAGAAAATATTATTAATAATTCCCTTAAAGAAATTAATAAATATTTTAAAGTTGCCACTCAGGAAGAACGAAATGCTGTAGAAAAAGCCATAGGCAATGAGTTGACAAATGTTGCCAATTTCAGTTTATTACAGAATACTTTAAAGAAGAATATCAATAATAACAAAAGCTCTTTATTGTTTTCCAATTATCTTCTCAAATATTCGGCGCTAAAAGCTTCTGATGTTGAAACGGAAGTATTGCATAAATTGTATTCGATGTCACTGAAAAGCGAATCGCCTTATGTTCGATTGGAAGTCATCAAAAATTTAAAAAATGATGAAGCAAATCGTTTGGAATTTTCTTCGCAGCTTGATGAATTAAAAATTTCAGAAAAAAATGAAGAAGTTCTGAATTTGCTTTCGGAAAATTAA
- a CDS encoding YtxH domain-containing protein: protein MSRTNTVIGILAGAAIGAAVGILFAPDKGQKTRKKIKDGFDHQKDELQNKFNQLSDQVKSKFSRAKVDLESGFDELVANAQDTKEDVIAALEKKLADLKAQATAASKK, encoded by the coding sequence ATGTCAAGAACGAACACAGTAATCGGAATATTAGCTGGAGCTGCAATTGGAGCAGCAGTAGGAATTTTATTTGCGCCAGACAAAGGTCAGAAGACCAGAAAAAAAATCAAAGACGGATTTGACCACCAAAAAGATGAATTACAAAACAAATTCAACCAATTATCAGATCAGGTAAAAAGTAAGTTTTCAAGAGCAAAAGTAGATTTGGAATCCGGTTTTGATGAATTGGTTGCCAATGCTCAAGACACCAAAGAAGATGTAATTGCAGCTTTAGAAAAAAAACTGGCTGATTTAAAAGCACAAGCAACAGCTGCTAGTAAAAAATAA
- a CDS encoding DUF6327 family protein encodes MQVKSYSSYEEINRELQILKVEKDLAYEKMNKSFHETKDSFTAKNILGTVPGIALSIIGSLSGPLKNVGIAYLTKKIFRL; translated from the coding sequence ATGCAAGTAAAGAGCTATTCTTCTTATGAAGAAATAAACAGGGAACTTCAGATTTTGAAAGTAGAGAAGGATTTGGCCTATGAAAAAATGAACAAAAGTTTTCATGAGACCAAAGACAGTTTTACTGCAAAGAATATCCTGGGAACAGTTCCGGGAATAGCATTAAGCATTATAGGAAGTTTATCCGGACCACTCAAGAATGTCGGGATAGCTTACCTGACGAAAAAGATTTTTCGTCTATAA
- a CDS encoding SPFH domain-containing protein, which translates to MDLNIPLYVFLFFALFIFFSSFFTVKQQTAAIIERFGKYQSIRHSGLQLKIPIVDKIAGKINLKIQQLDVIIETKTKENVFVKMKVSVQFKVIQDKVYEAFYKLEYPHDQITSYVFDVVRAEVPKLKLDDVFERKDDIAIAVKRELNEAMTTYGYDIINTLITDIDPDIQVKNAMNRINAADREKSAAEYEAEAGRIRIVAKAKAEAESKRLQGQGIADQRREIARGLVESVDVLNKVGINSQEASALIVVTQHYDTLQAIGADANSNLILLPNSPQAGSDMLNNMVASFTASNQVGEAMKRAKAFDKTEKKSTPKPPTPPHLPESGDVEGYDSTK; encoded by the coding sequence ATGGATCTAAACATTCCTTTGTATGTATTTTTATTCTTCGCCTTATTTATCTTCTTTTCGTCGTTCTTTACAGTAAAGCAACAGACTGCTGCCATAATAGAACGTTTTGGAAAATACCAAAGCATCCGTCATTCCGGATTACAATTAAAAATTCCGATAGTAGATAAAATTGCAGGTAAGATTAATTTGAAAATCCAGCAACTTGACGTTATCATTGAAACTAAAACGAAAGAAAACGTATTTGTAAAAATGAAAGTTTCTGTACAGTTTAAAGTAATTCAGGATAAAGTGTACGAAGCTTTTTATAAATTGGAATATCCACATGACCAGATTACATCCTATGTATTTGACGTAGTTCGAGCGGAGGTTCCTAAGTTAAAATTGGATGATGTTTTCGAAAGAAAAGACGATATCGCTATTGCCGTAAAACGCGAATTGAATGAGGCTATGACCACTTATGGTTATGATATTATCAATACGCTTATTACGGATATTGATCCGGATATTCAGGTAAAAAATGCCATGAACCGAATTAACGCAGCCGATAGAGAGAAATCTGCAGCAGAATATGAAGCAGAAGCAGGAAGAATCAGAATCGTTGCAAAAGCCAAAGCCGAAGCAGAAAGTAAAAGATTACAAGGACAGGGTATTGCTGACCAGAGACGTGAAATTGCCCGTGGTTTGGTAGAAAGTGTGGATGTATTGAACAAAGTAGGAATCAATTCACAGGAGGCTTCTGCCCTAATTGTTGTAACACAACATTATGATACTTTGCAGGCCATTGGTGCTGATGCCAATTCTAATCTTATATTACTTCCTAATTCTCCTCAAGCCGGTAGTGACATGTTGAATAATATGGTAGCATCCTTTACAGCTTCTAATCAGGTTGGTGAAGCTATGAAACGTGCCAAAGCATTTGACAAGACAGAAAAGAAATCAACTCCTAAACCACCTACACCACCTCATTTACCAGAAAGTGGTGATGTTGAAGGTTATGATTCAACCAAATAA
- the gltX gene encoding glutamate--tRNA ligase, producing MSRPIRVRFAPSPTGPLHIGGVRTALFNYLFAKKHGGVFYLRVEDTDQNRFVPGAEAYILEALEWLGIAPDETVGKNEKFGPYRQSERKHLYKEYADQLVQSGWAYYAFDTAEDLDQLRKNEEEQGKTFIYNHGNREQLDNSLTNSAEKTAQRIANGEEYVIRFKTPVNEILHLNDMIRGEVKFDTNLLDDKVLFKGDGMPTYHLANIVDDHLMETSHVIRGEEWLPSLPLHVLLYRAFNWEAPEFAHLPLILKPVGNGKLSKRDGDKLGFPVFPLEWKDPSSGEISSGYREKGFLPEAVINFLALLGWSSGTDQELFTLDELITAFDLERVHKAGAKFDPDKNKWFNHQYIQRADNNDLAQQLSHVLLEKGINKPIEFLTEVVRLVKERATFASELWEVSEFFFLAPASYDEKAAKNWKPETAELMEKLISVLENTLDFSTENVENTVKAWMAENEIGMGKIMQPLRLSLVGSLKGPHLFDIMSMIGKEETIARIRKAVDSLK from the coding sequence ATGTCTAGACCTATTCGCGTTCGTTTTGCGCCAAGTCCAACAGGACCTTTACACATTGGTGGTGTTAGAACAGCCCTTTTCAATTATCTGTTTGCTAAAAAACATGGTGGTGTTTTTTACCTTCGTGTAGAAGATACTGACCAAAACCGTTTTGTGCCGGGAGCCGAAGCTTATATTTTGGAAGCTTTGGAATGGCTTGGAATTGCTCCGGATGAAACTGTTGGAAAAAATGAAAAATTTGGACCATATCGCCAAAGCGAAAGAAAACATTTGTATAAAGAATATGCTGACCAATTGGTACAATCCGGTTGGGCCTATTATGCGTTTGATACTGCTGAAGATTTGGACCAATTGCGCAAGAATGAAGAAGAACAGGGAAAAACATTCATTTACAATCACGGAAACCGTGAGCAATTGGATAATTCATTGACCAATTCTGCTGAAAAGACGGCGCAAAGAATTGCAAATGGTGAGGAATATGTTATCCGTTTCAAAACTCCGGTTAATGAGATTTTGCACTTGAACGATATGATTCGTGGTGAAGTAAAATTTGACACCAATCTATTAGATGATAAGGTTTTGTTCAAGGGTGACGGAATGCCGACCTATCACTTAGCAAATATAGTAGACGACCATTTGATGGAAACTTCACATGTAATTCGTGGGGAGGAATGGCTTCCATCACTACCATTACACGTTTTATTGTACAGAGCTTTTAATTGGGAAGCTCCGGAATTTGCCCACCTTCCCCTGATTCTAAAACCGGTTGGAAATGGCAAGCTTTCAAAAAGAGACGGTGATAAGCTTGGTTTTCCGGTATTTCCTTTAGAATGGAAAGACCCTAGTTCTGGAGAAATTTCTTCAGGCTACAGAGAAAAAGGATTTCTTCCGGAAGCCGTAATCAATTTCCTGGCTCTATTAGGCTGGAGTTCCGGAACCGATCAGGAATTATTTACCCTTGATGAACTGATAACAGCTTTTGATTTGGAAAGAGTCCATAAAGCAGGCGCTAAGTTTGACCCTGATAAAAACAAATGGTTCAACCACCAGTATATCCAAAGAGCCGATAATAATGATTTAGCACAACAGCTTTCACATGTATTGCTGGAAAAAGGCATCAATAAGCCTATTGAATTTTTAACAGAAGTTGTTCGTTTGGTAAAAGAGCGTGCTACTTTTGCTTCAGAACTTTGGGAAGTGTCTGAATTCTTTTTTCTGGCTCCTGCTTCTTATGATGAAAAAGCAGCTAAAAACTGGAAACCGGAAACAGCTGAGTTGATGGAGAAGCTTATTAGTGTTTTAGAAAACACTTTGGATTTTTCGACTGAAAATGTTGAAAATACAGTCAAAGCATGGATGGCAGAAAATGAAATCGGAATGGGTAAAATTATGCAGCCTTTACGATTGAGCCTCGTTGGTTCTTTAAAAGGGCCTCACCTATTTGACATTATGAGCATGATTGGAAAAGAAGAAACGATTGCAAGAATTCGAAAAGCAGTTGACAGCTTGAAATAA
- a CDS encoding DUF4175 family protein encodes MENKTLIYDKLEAFIEKYYANELLKGLIFFIGLGLLYLLFTLFVEYFLWLKPTGRTILFWAFIVVEVFLLFRFIMFPIFKLFKLQKGIDYEEASAIIGSHFSEVNDKLKNFLQLSNDSNQSELLLASIDQKAQTLNPIPFGNAINFKGNIKFLPWAFIPILFFVFFMISGNSDMITQSFNRVVRYNERFSPPAPFAFEIINPSLQTEQGNDFVLQVKSQGKVVPENAMIFIDGESYFMESAKPGFFEYKFTRPSKNIRFHIEANQVTTKDFELAVVAVPTIANFEMVLNFPSYLNKKSETIQGSGNAIVPEGTKVTWKVATLATKSVEWSDLKTITPFSSNENTFQITKSIFQNTDYQILTSNAKVKHYEKLNYQISVIKDQFPTIAVNNAPDSLKLNQNVIVGQVSDDNGLSKLQIVFYPRNKTNEAKKMALPVKKDVFDQFIFSFPGQLPVEEGVSYEYYFEVFDNDALHGFKSTKSSVFSDRLATVEEKEEQNLQQQNDNINSLEKSIKNQDKQLSEINKLQKLGKEKTNLEFKDQQKVNDFIQRQKQQEQMMKEFSKKMEDNLDKFKTDKKDEFKEELKERLEKAEKEIEKNEKLLDELQKLSEKLREEELFEKIDKFKQSSKNQTKNLEQLVELTKKYYVEKKAEQLAEKLDKLSEKQEALSNKDKENSVENQEDINKEFEKIQKELDQLEKDNEQLKKPIDLPKDEQTEKSIGEDLKKASDELKKDQKAKAKPKQKSAAQKMKQMSGAMMESMAGGEMEQLEEDVKMLRQILDNLLAYSFSQEDLMKNFKGLKKGSLSFNKNLKIQQDLKQQFKHVDDSLFAMSLRNPKLGENITTEIGNVHYNVDKALETLSDAQIQKGVSHQQYAVASSNKLADFLSEILNSMQMQMQMSGSGAGKPKQGQGQGMQLPDIIEKQKGLGEKMKEGMKKGEKPGEGNEGKDGKPGKEGKGKNSKSGNKEGEGGEDGEGNAGEILEIYKEQQRLREALQKALEKEGMGGSGQNALNQMKQIEKDLLNKGFKNETLQKMLNLKHELLKLDNAIQQQGEEKKRQSQTNKKEYNNQTNAISPALKQYLNSIEILNRQTLPLRPNFNQKVQEYFRKDD; translated from the coding sequence TTGGAAAATAAAACACTGATTTACGACAAATTAGAAGCATTTATCGAGAAGTATTATGCAAATGAACTACTCAAAGGATTGATTTTCTTTATTGGGTTAGGATTACTGTATTTGCTGTTTACACTTTTTGTCGAATACTTTCTTTGGCTCAAACCAACAGGAAGGACTATCTTGTTTTGGGCATTCATAGTTGTAGAAGTTTTTCTTTTGTTCCGGTTTATAATGTTCCCGATTTTCAAGTTGTTCAAACTTCAGAAAGGAATTGATTATGAAGAGGCATCGGCAATCATAGGAAGTCATTTTTCTGAAGTTAATGACAAACTGAAAAACTTCCTGCAATTGTCAAATGACAGCAATCAGTCAGAATTATTACTCGCTTCAATTGACCAGAAAGCACAGACCTTAAATCCGATTCCTTTTGGTAATGCCATTAACTTTAAAGGCAATATCAAATTTCTTCCGTGGGCATTTATACCAATCCTGTTTTTTGTTTTTTTTATGATATCGGGTAATAGTGATATGATAACCCAAAGCTTCAATAGGGTAGTGCGCTATAACGAACGCTTTTCACCACCTGCTCCGTTTGCTTTCGAAATTATAAATCCTTCTTTGCAAACTGAACAAGGAAATGATTTTGTACTCCAGGTAAAATCACAAGGAAAAGTAGTTCCGGAAAATGCCATGATTTTTATAGATGGTGAAAGCTATTTTATGGAAAGTGCAAAACCGGGTTTTTTTGAATATAAATTTACAAGACCCTCAAAAAACATACGTTTTCATATTGAAGCCAATCAGGTTACTACCAAAGATTTTGAATTGGCTGTTGTAGCTGTTCCAACCATTGCCAATTTTGAAATGGTTTTGAATTTTCCGTCCTATTTGAATAAGAAATCAGAAACCATACAAGGCTCCGGAAACGCAATTGTACCTGAAGGAACTAAAGTGACCTGGAAAGTGGCTACTTTGGCAACAAAATCTGTCGAATGGTCTGATTTAAAAACAATTACGCCATTTTCTTCTAACGAGAATACATTCCAGATTACAAAAAGCATTTTTCAGAATACGGATTATCAAATTTTGACTTCAAATGCTAAAGTGAAACACTATGAAAAGCTGAATTATCAGATTTCTGTTATCAAAGACCAGTTCCCGACTATAGCGGTGAACAATGCACCGGATAGCCTTAAACTAAACCAGAATGTTATTGTTGGACAGGTTTCTGATGATAACGGATTATCAAAATTACAGATTGTTTTCTATCCGAGGAACAAAACCAATGAAGCCAAAAAGATGGCTTTGCCGGTTAAAAAAGATGTTTTTGACCAGTTCATTTTCTCTTTCCCCGGACAGCTTCCCGTAGAAGAAGGCGTTTCCTATGAGTACTATTTTGAAGTTTTTGACAATGATGCTCTGCATGGTTTCAAATCTACAAAATCTTCTGTTTTCTCAGATAGGTTAGCTACTGTCGAAGAAAAGGAAGAACAGAATTTGCAGCAGCAAAATGACAACATCAACAGTTTAGAAAAGTCAATTAAAAATCAGGATAAACAATTGTCAGAAATTAACAAACTACAAAAGTTAGGTAAAGAAAAAACAAACCTGGAATTTAAAGACCAACAAAAGGTTAATGATTTTATCCAACGCCAAAAACAACAGGAACAAATGATGAAAGAGTTTTCCAAAAAGATGGAAGACAACCTCGATAAGTTTAAAACCGATAAGAAAGACGAGTTCAAAGAAGAATTAAAAGAGCGTCTTGAGAAGGCTGAAAAGGAAATCGAAAAGAATGAAAAGTTATTGGATGAATTACAGAAGTTATCTGAAAAATTAAGAGAAGAAGAACTGTTTGAAAAGATTGATAAATTCAAACAGAGTTCAAAAAATCAGACTAAAAATTTAGAGCAGCTAGTTGAGCTTACGAAGAAATATTATGTAGAAAAAAAGGCTGAACAGTTGGCTGAAAAATTAGATAAGCTTTCTGAGAAACAGGAAGCCTTGTCTAATAAAGATAAAGAAAATTCTGTCGAAAATCAGGAGGATATAAACAAGGAATTTGAGAAGATTCAAAAGGAATTGGACCAACTTGAAAAAGATAACGAGCAATTAAAAAAACCGATTGACTTACCCAAAGACGAACAAACTGAAAAGAGTATAGGTGAGGATTTAAAGAAAGCATCAGATGAATTAAAAAAAGACCAGAAAGCAAAAGCCAAACCCAAACAAAAAAGTGCAGCTCAAAAGATGAAACAGATGAGTGGGGCCATGATGGAAAGTATGGCCGGTGGAGAAATGGAACAGTTGGAAGAAGACGTGAAAATGCTGCGTCAGATTCTGGATAATTTATTAGCCTATTCCTTCTCACAGGAAGACCTGATGAAGAACTTTAAGGGACTTAAAAAAGGTTCGCTTTCATTTAATAAAAACCTGAAAATACAGCAGGATTTAAAACAACAATTCAAACATGTTGATGATAGTTTGTTTGCCATGTCGTTGAGGAATCCAAAACTGGGTGAGAACATCACTACGGAAATTGGTAACGTGCATTACAACGTTGACAAGGCTTTGGAAACCTTATCTGATGCCCAGATTCAAAAAGGTGTATCACACCAGCAATATGCCGTCGCTTCATCCAATAAGTTGGCCGATTTCTTAAGTGAGATTTTAAACAGCATGCAAATGCAGATGCAAATGTCCGGTTCCGGTGCTGGGAAGCCTAAGCAAGGTCAAGGTCAGGGAATGCAACTTCCTGACATTATTGAGAAGCAGAAAGGATTGGGTGAAAAGATGAAAGAGGGTATGAAGAAAGGTGAAAAACCAGGAGAAGGTAATGAAGGGAAGGATGGAAAACCTGGTAAGGAAGGAAAAGGTAAGAATTCAAAAAGCGGAAATAAAGAAGGTGAAGGAGGAGAAGATGGTGAAGGCAACGCGGGTGAAATATTAGAGATTTACAAAGAACAGCAACGTTTGCGTGAAGCATTGCAAAAGGCTTTAGAAAAAGAAGGAATGGGTGGTAGTGGACAAAATGCTCTCAACCAAATGAAGCAAATTGAAAAGGATTTGCTGAACAAAGGTTTTAAGAATGAAACACTTCAAAAGATGCTAAATCTGAAACACGAATTGTTGAAATTGGATAATGCGATCCAGCAACAGGGTGAGGAAAAGAAACGCCAGTCCCAAACCAACAAAAAGGAATACAATAACCAAACCAATGCAATTTCTCCTGCTTTAAAGCAATATTTAAATAGTATTGAAATATTAAACAGACAAACACTACCTTTGCGGCCAAATTTTAACCAGAAGGTTCAAGAATACTTTAGAAAAGATGATTAG